In Equus caballus isolate H_3958 breed thoroughbred chromosome 25, TB-T2T, whole genome shotgun sequence, one DNA window encodes the following:
- the BRD3OS gene encoding BRD3 opposite strand, whose amino-acid sequence MSGRVPLAEKALSEGHARLRYRDTSLLIWQQQQQKLESVPPGTYLSRSRSMWYSQYGNEAILVRDRNKLEVSRDTGQSKFCTIM is encoded by the coding sequence ATGAGTGGCCGCGTCCCGCTGGCAGAGAAAGCCCTGTCTGAAGGCCATGCCCGGCTCCGGTACAGGGACACCTCCCTGCTCatctggcagcagcagcagcagaagctggaATCCGTGCCACCCGGGACATACCTGAGCAGGAGCCGAAGCATGTGGTACTCACAGTATGGAAACGAGGCCATCTTAGTCCGGGACAGAAACAAGCTTGAGGTCTCCCGGGACACGGGCCAGTCCAAGTTTTGCACAATTATGTAA
- the BRD3 gene encoding bromodomain-containing protein 3 yields MSTTTTVAPAGIPVAPGPVNPPPPEVSNPAKPGRKTNQLQYMQNVVVKTLWKHQFAWPFYQPVDAIKLNLPDYHKIIKNPMDMGTIKKRLENNYYWSASECMQDFNTMFTNCYIYNKPTDDIVLMAQALEKIFLQKVAQMPQEEVELLPPAPKGKGRKPAAGTQSAGTQQVAAVSSVSPATPFQNVPPTVSQTPVIAATPVPTITANVTSVPVTPAAAPPPPATPIIPVVPPTPPVVKKKGVKRKADTTTPTTSAITASRSESPPPLSDPKQAKVVARRESGGRPIKPPKKDLEDGEVPQHAGKKGKLSEHLRHCDSILKEMLSKKHAAYAWPFYKPVDAEALELHDYHDIIKHPMDLSTVKKKMDSREYPDAQGFAADIRLMFSNCYKYNPPDHEVVAMARKLQDVFEMRFAKMPDEPVEAPALPAPAAPVVSKGTESSRSSEESSSDSGSSDSEEERATRLAELQEQLKAVHEQLAALSQAPVNKPKRKKEKKEKEKKRKDKDKDKDKDRHKAKSEDEKKAKAAPPSKQAQQKKAPAKKANSTTTASRQPKKGGKQASASYDSEEEEEGLPMSYDEKRQLSLDINRLPGEKLGRVVHIIQSREPSLRDSNPDEIEIDFETLKPTTLRELERYVKSCLQKKQRKPFSTGGKKQAAKSKEELAQEKKKELEKRLQDVSGQLSNNKKPAKKERPGSAPAGGPSRLSSSSSSESGSSSSSGSSSDSSDSE; encoded by the exons ATGTCCACCACCACGACGGTCGCCCCCGCGGGGATCCCGGTGGCCCCGGGCCCCGTGAACCCGCCACCGCCCGAGGTCTCCAACCCCGCCAAGCCCGGCCGCAAGACCAACCAGCTGCAGTACATGCAGAACGTGGTGGTGAAGACGCTCTGGAAACACCAGTTCGCCTGGCCCTTCTACCAGCCCGTGGACGCAATCAAGCTGAACCTGCCA GATTATCATAAGATAATAAAAAACCCAATGGATATGGGGACGATTAAGAAGAGACTAGAAAATAACTATTATTGGAGCGCGAGTGAATGTATGCAGGACTTCAACACCATGTTTACAAATTGTTACATTTATAACAAG CCCACAGATGACATAGTGCTCATGGCGCAAGCCCTCGAGAAAATTTTTCTGCAGAAAGTGGCCCAGATGCCCCAGGAGGAAGTTGAATTGTTACCCCCTGCTCCAAAGGGCAAAGGCCGGAAACCAGCTGCGGGAACCCAGAGTGCAG GTACGCAGCAAGTGGCGGCCGTGTCCTCTGTTTCCCCAGCGACCCCCTTTCAGAACGTCCCCCCCACTGTCTCCCAGACGCCCGTCATTGCTGCCACCCCTGTGCCAACCATCACTGCAAACGTCACTTCGGTCCCCGTCACCCCAGCTGCCGCCCCACCTCCTCCCGCGACGCCCATCATCCCCGTAGTCCCTCCCACGCCGCCCGTTGTCAAG AAGAAGGGCGTGAAGCGGAAAGCAGACACGACCACGCCCACGACGTCTGCCATCACCGCCAGCCGCAGCGAGTCACCCCCGCCACTGTCGGACCCCAAGCAGGCCAAGGTGGTGGCGCGGCGGGAGAGCGGGGGCCGCCCCATCAAGCCGCCCAAGAAGGACCTGGAGGACGGCGAGGTGCCCCAGCACGCGGGCAAGAAGGGCAAGCTGTCAGAGCACCTGCGACACTGCGACAGCATTCTCAAGGAGATGCTGTCCAAGAAGCACGCGGCCTACGCCTGGCCCTTCTACAAGCCGGTGGACGCGGAGGCCCTGGAGCTGCACGACTACCATGACATCATCAAGCACCCAATGGACCTCAGCACCGTCAAG AAGAAGATGGACAGTCGCGAGTACCCAGACGCACAGGGTTTTGCAGCTGACATCCGGTTAATGTTCTCCAACTGTTACAAATACAACCCCCCAGACCACGAGGTGGTGGCCATGGCCAGGAAGCTCCAG GACGTGTTTGAGATGCGGTTTGCCAAGATGCCGGATGAGCCCGTGGAGGCGCCCGCGCTGCCCGCCCCCGCGGCCCCCGTGGTGAGCAAGGGCACCGAGAGCAGCCGCAGCAGCGAGGAGAGCTCCTCGGACTCGGGCAGCTCGGACTCGGAGGAGGAGCGGGCCACCAGGCTGGCGGAGCTGCAGGAGCAG CTGAAGGCCGTGCACGAGCAGCTGGCCGCCCTGTCTCAGGCCCCGGTGAACAAaccaaagaggaagaaggagaagaaggagaaggagaagaagaggaaggacaAGGACAAGGACAAGGACAAGGACAGGCACAAGGCCAAGTCCGAGGACGAGAAGAAGGCCAAGGCGGCCCCGCCCAGCAAGCAGGCCCAGCAGAAGAAGGCTCCCGCCAAGAAGGCCAACAGCACGACCACAGCCAGCAG ACAGCCGAAGAAGGGTGGCAAGCAGGCCTCGGCCTCCTACGActcggaggaggaggaggagggcctgCCCATGAGCTACGATGAGAAGCGCCAGCTCAGCCTGGACATCAACCGGCTGCCCGGGGAGAAGCTGGGCCGGGTGGTACACATCATCCAGTCCCGGGAGCCCTCGCTCAGGGACTCCAACCCCGACGAGATAGAGATTGACTTTGAGACTCTGAAACCCACCACTTTGCGGGAACTAGAGAGATACGTCAAGTCTTGTTtacagaaaaagcagaggaagccGTTCT CGACAGGCGGGAAGAAGCAGGCGGCCAAGTCGAAGGAGGAGCTAGctcaggagaagaagaaggaattgGAGAAGCGGCTGCAGGACGTCAGCGGGCAGCTGAGCAACAACAAGAAGCCGGCCAAGAAAG AGAGACCGGGCTCGGCGCCCGCGGGAGGGCCATCCCGGCTCAGCAGCAGTAGCTCCTCCGAGTCCGGGAGCAGCAGCTCCAGCGGGTCCAGCTCCGACAGCAGCGACTCGGAATGA